CTTCGTTCGGGACGCTCGGCCCCGCTGCCCGCCAGAAGGACCTTGGAGGCAAGTCCGCTGGCTGTCTTCTCAGCGTCGGCCGGCGGCGCTGCGACGTCGTCGGGAGCGGCCGGGCCTGGTGGCGCACGCGGGGAGGGGGACGGGGTGGACTCCGGATCCTTTGCCGGCGCTTGATGGTCCACCGCGGCAGCAGCCGCAGCAGGCTTGGCGGCCGCTTGCCCTTTTGGGGAATCGTGGCCTTGTTGCGTCTTGGCCGCGGGCGCTGCCGCCTTGCAGCCGACCATACACGCCAAGAGCACTGCAGCTGCTGGCTTCCGAGCTGTCGATTGGTGCTTCATGTGTTCGACCTGATCCTCGCGGCATGTACTCGAAACCAAACGGGTTGTCGAGACCCGGTGCTCCGGACGAGCTCGCGGCGCCAATGCCGAACCAGGTCTCGTTCGGGTGCTTGCCCGTTCCCCAAGCGCGGGGACCGGTGGCCGCAGCGAGCGGCTATAAGACACCCATGCCCGCGGTGTGGTTGCTTTCCTGCTATTGGTTCTTTGCGCTGGCGGGGCTCGGGATCTTCCTGCCCTACTACAGCCTGTACTTGCGCGAAAACGCCGGACTGCCAGGCAGCCAGGTGGGTTTGGTCATGGCCACGGTCCCGCTCATGGGCATCGTCGCGCCTGCCGTGTGGGGCCAGGTGGCCGACCTGAGTGGGCAGCGGACGCGCGTCATGGCCGTACTGGCTCTGGGCACCGCCGCCGGCTACACGGCCCTGACGCTGCCCGGTGCCTTCGCGGAATTCCTGATCGCGACCGCCTTGCTCGCAGCCTGTTCGACAGCGCTGTTTCCTGCGGCGACGTCGGTGAGCCTGGGCATCGTCGCAGAGCGCAGGATTCCCTTCGGCCACGTACGCGTCTGGGGCACGGTGGGCTATTTGGCCAGCGTGGTCGCATTCCCCTGGGCTCTGCATGCGTTTGGGAAGCAGGCGCCGCCGGACGGACCGTCGGAGCCCTCGCTAGGCGCGATGTTCGCCTCGGCAGGAGCGCTCCTGGTCGTGGCGAGCGGCTTCGTGCTGCTCCTGCCTCGGACCGGCAGTGTCGCGTTGCGCGCCCGGCGCGGCGACCTGCCCGTCCTGCTGCGCAACGGCCCCTACCTGCGCGTGCTTGCAATAACCTTCGGCGCCCACCTGTTTTTGCGCGGGCCGATGGCGCTTTTCCCTCTGTATGTGCGGGCCCACGGGGGGACCATGGATACTGTCAGCCAGATGTGGATCTGGATGATCGCCTTGGAGATACCGCTGGTCGCGGGATCCGGAACCGTT
The nucleotide sequence above comes from Pseudomonadota bacterium. Encoded proteins:
- a CDS encoding MFS transporter is translated as MPAVWLLSCYWFFALAGLGIFLPYYSLYLRENAGLPGSQVGLVMATVPLMGIVAPAVWGQVADLSGQRTRVMAVLALGTAAGYTALTLPGAFAEFLIATALLAACSTALFPAATSVSLGIVAERRIPFGHVRVWGTVGYLASVVAFPWALHAFGKQAPPDGPSEPSLGAMFASAGALLVVASGFVLLLPRTGSVALRARRGDLPVLLRNGPYLRVLAITFGAHLFLRGPMALFPLYVRAHGGTMDTVSQMWIWMIALEIPLVAGSGTVARRVSPRGLLVAGVLAGGLRWTLSGLADDLVWVYPAQLLHGLSVTGLIVGAPLCVDALVPARLRSTAQGLLVMIGGSLGGVLSSSSAGWALEHLGADAPALIGGTGALMVGCLAPLLLPSIGAQAPAGGGRPT